Proteins from one Hemibagrus wyckioides isolate EC202008001 linkage group LG16, SWU_Hwy_1.0, whole genome shotgun sequence genomic window:
- the zdhhc20a gene encoding LOW QUALITY PROTEIN: palmitoyltransferase ZDHHC20-A (The sequence of the model RefSeq protein was modified relative to this genomic sequence to represent the inferred CDS: deleted 4 bases in 2 codons; substituted 3 bases at 3 genomic stop codons), translating into MLHAGSSHFLYLVVYHIFFVLFMWSNWKTIISKPTNPSKEFSXPKSEKEEYEREEXPETQQEILKKLARRLTIYTGTGSGTIRYCDRCQVIKPDRCHHHHCTTCDKCVLKMDHHCPWVNNCVGFSNHKFFVLFLAYSMLFCIFNASTVLQYFIKFRDLNYSRANLNQLPDTHVVKFHMLFLFFVAAMFSISILSLLSYHIXLMAKNRTTIGNPYNLIYKNGADKNGFTLGCCSNFAQVFGEQKKYWCLPIYSSLGDGYTFSARLVSTDVEQGIVHHQTNVKW; encoded by the exons ttCTCTATCTGGTAGTCTATCATATCTTCTTTGTATTGTTCATGTGGTCAAACTGGAAGACCATAATTTCTAAACCCACCAACCCGTCAAAAGAG TTCTCTTAACCAAAATCAGAAAAAGAGGAGTATGAAAGAGAAGAATGACCAGAGACCCAGCAGGAGATCCTAAAAAAACTGGCCAGACGTTTGACCATATACACTGGTACAGGATCTGGAA CTATCCGTTACTGTGATCGCTGTCAGGTAATCAAACCAGACAGGTgccatcac catcactgcaCTACTTGTGACAA GTGTGTATTGAAGATGGATCATCATTGCCCCTG GGTCAATAACTGTGTGGGCTTCTCAAACCACAAATTCTTTGTGCTTTTCCTGGCTTACTCCATGCTGTTCTGCATTTTCAATGCATCAACGGTTCTACAATATTTCATCAAGTTCA GAGATCTGAACTACTCACGAGCTAATCTA aatCAGCTGCCAGACACTCATGTT GTCAAGTTCCACATGCTGTTCCTCTTCTTTGTGGCGGCCATGTTCTCCATTAGCATCCTCTCACTGTTGAGCTACCATATCTGACTCATGGCCAAAAACAGGACCACTATAGGTAACCCATACAATTTGATATATA AAAACGGTGCTGATAAAAATGGTTTTACTCTGGGCTGCTGCAGTAATTTTGCCCAGGTTTTTGGAGAACAGAAGAAATATTGGTGCTTGCCTATTTACTCaag CTTGGGAGATGGTTATACGTTTTCTGCACGATTAGTCAGCACTGATGTTGAACAGGGCATTGTACACCACCAGACCAATGTGAAATGGTAA
- the LOC131366977 gene encoding uncharacterized protein LOC131366977, with protein MRLVAQSKIKLLNAFPQMSTTGHDTASVSHVGDNIEDMSNFSDLYHRNLCMFYIKLQGQHLIPASTIQDIVEEMQNMHELGQTYTLNQLHFLLKGLSVSDEDIVKICDTVKKSDLFSACHTGPMRTAYSRAQCFKEIFKYVEPKRVFLGRDENRAERFAYYVPALNTLKNMLGSHFWQGLMSVDANDVSLPDVLCDTHDGKVFTSNTLFQEDPTCLKMVLYQDAFEVVNPLGSAKKKHKVLAVYFSLLNLPPHVRSNVDHMQLVLLCREKDFKEFGHDKVFSDLQILEENGITMADETAVKGTLYCIAGDNLGSHCIGGFTENFSSSEYFCRYCLISRSQFESHDPTSCGPERTSESYSSAVNQLEAEGISDVKGVKFRSVFNSLKHFDVCLPGLPPCLGHDIFEDVLSYDVAFYLRYFVQEKRWFTYSILNRRIKQFKYATTDATSKPCEVSPKTLRLSGLL; from the coding sequence ATGCGACTTGTGGCTCAATCAAAGATAAAGCTTCTGAATGCTTTTCCACAGATGAGCACAACAGGGCATGACACTGCTAGTGTGTCACATGTTGGAGACAATATTGAGGACATGTCTAATTTCAGTGATTTGTATCACAGAAATCTGTGTatgttttacataaagttaCAGGGACAACATCTTATTCCAGCATCTACAATTCAGGACATTGTTGAAGAGATGCAGAATATGCATGAGTTAGGACAGACCTATACTCTAAATCAATTACACTTTCTTCTGAAAGGTTTGTCAGTATCAGATGAAGACATTGTTAAAATCTGTGATACAGTGAAGAAATCTGATTTGTTCTCAGCTTGTCACACAGGGCCTATGAGAACAGCATACTCTAGAGCCCAgtgttttaaagaaatattcaaATATGTGGAGCCCAAAAGGGTATTTTTAGGGAGAGATGAAAACAGAGCAGAAAGATTTGCATATTATGTTCCTGCGTTAAACACTTTGAAAAATATGCTAGGATCACATTTTTGGCAGGGGCTCATGTCAGTAGATGCTAATGATGTTTCCCTCCCTGATGTTCTCTGTGACACACATGATGGTAAGGTGTTTACATCAAATACCTTGTTTCAGGAAGACCCAACTTGTCTTAAGATGGTGTTATACCAGGATGCATTTGAGGTAGTGAACCCTTTGGGTTCggcaaaaaaaaagcacaaagttTTGGCTGTATACTTCTCGCTATTAAATTTGCCTCCACATGTTCGATCAAATGTTGATCATATGCAGCTGGTTTTGCTGTGCAGAGAGAAGGATTTTAAAGAATTTGGCCATGACAAGGTTTTCTCAGACCTGCAAATATTGGAGGAGAATGGGATAACAATGGCAGATGAAACAGCTGTTAAGGGAACACTTTACTGCATTGCTGGAGACAACCTAGGCTCACATTGCATTGGTGGATTTACTGAAAATTTCAGTTCCTCAGAATATTTTTGCAGATACTGTCTAATTTCTCGAAGTCAGTTTGAGAGCCATGACCCAACTTCATGTGGACCAGAGCGTACCTCAGAATCTTACAGTTCTGCAGTTAATCAGTTAGAGGCTGAAGGTATTTCAGATGTTAAAGGAGTGAAATTTAGATCAGTATTTAATTCATTGAAACATTTTGATGTTTGTCTGCCTGGTTTGCCCCCATGTCTTGGGCATGACATTTTTGAAGATGTCCTCTCTTATGATGTTGCTTTTTACCTGAGGTATTTTGTTCAGGAAAAGAGATGGTTCACATACTCTATTTTGAACAGGCGCATTAAGCAATTCAAATATGCAACCACAGATGCTACCTCCAAGCCATGTGAGGTCAGTCCTAAAACACTTCGACTTTCTGGCCTCTTATAA